The genomic segment TCTCTTAAACCAACTCCAAGATTCCAAAAAACTCTCTCCCAAAATCCGCGATACTCTAGCCCTGCAAATCACGCAATACGCACAATTTCATCTTGTTAAAAAAACTGCACAAGAAATTGATTTAAAAGGATTAAGTCTTTGCCTAAAAGAATCCCTACAAGAAATTCTAACTCAACTCAAATCCCCCCACTACCTTTTTGATGGAAATTGTAATTTTCAAATCCAATCCCTACAAACGCTAATAAAAGGTGATTCTAAGGTTTATGCCATTAGTGCAGCAAGTATCTTAGCTAAAAATGCTAAAGATAAAGAAAGTATAGAATTGGATTTAATTTATCCGCAATATGATTTTAAATCACACAAAGGCTATGGAACAAAAGCTCATATAGAAGCTATCTTAAAATTTGGTTATTGCAAGGAACATCGCCAAAGCTACCACTTAAAAAAACTTCCAAAAACCACAACAACGCTTTTTTGATTTTAATCCTTTTTAAACAATTTTTGATAAAATTGCACAATCTATTTTTAATCGTAAGGCATTATTTTGAGTGGGACAATTATAACAATTACTTCTGGAAAAGGTGGTGTTGGAAAATCCACTACAACAGCAAATTTAGCAGTTGGTCTAGCCAATGCAGGGAAAAAGGTTGTAGCTGTAGATTTTGATATTGGGCTTAGAAATCTTGATATGATTCTAGGCTTAGAAAATCGCATTGTTTATGATATTGTAAATGTTATGGAGGGAGAGTGCAATCTCTCCCAAGCACTTATCAATGACAAAAGAGCTAAGAATCTCTACTTTTTACCTGCCTCACAGAGTAAAGATAAAACAATCTTGGATAAAGAAAAAGTTGCCAAACTCATTGAAAAACTAAAAGAAGAATTTGAATATGTCTTGCTTGATTCACCTGCAGGAATCGAAGGTGGTTTTGAACATTCTATTTTTTTGGCTGATGAAGCCCTTATTGTCTCCACTCCCGAAGTTTCAAGCGTGAGAGATGCAGATAGGGTGATTGGAATTATTGATGCAAAAAGCAAAAAAGCACAAATGGGTCAAGAAGTTAAAAAGCGTATTATCATCAATCGCTTAAAACCAGAAATGGCTGAAAAAGGTGAGATGCTTAGTGTAGATGATGTCTTAAAGATTCTCTCCTTGCCTCTCATTGGCGTAATTCCAGAAGATGATAAAATTGTTTCTTCTACCAACACCGGTGAGCCTGTTATCTATGGAAACTCTCTCTCAAGCCAAGCATATAAAAACATTACAAGAAGAATCTTGGGAGAAGAAGTGCCTTATTTGGAATTAAAGGCTAAAAAAGGATTTTTTGGGAGGCTATTTTCATGAGTTTATTTGAAAAATTTTTTGGAAACAAAACAAGTTCTGCGCAAGAAGCGAAAAACCGCTTAACTTTGATGTTAGCTCACGAACGCACAATCAATGTGCCCTATATGGAAGCTATGAAAAAAGAAATCCTAGAAGTGATTAAAAAATACACGAAAGCACAAAAAATCGACATTAAAACTGATTCTAATCAAAACTTTAACACTCTTGAAGTAGAAATCCTACTTGAAAAATAATTTTGCATGAATAAACTAAACCCTATTACCATAGGAATTATAGCACTTTTACTTGTGCTTTTAGTTTTTAACTTTATCCCCGACCAAGAATCAAAGCCAATACAGCAAAAAATACAAACGGTAATAAAAACCAAACCAAGCACTCAAGAAACTCAAGAAACTCAAGAAACTCAAGAAACTAACAATATGCTGATTCAAAAAAATCTTGATTTTTTAGAAGAAAATCTCCAACTTCTCAAAGAAAATTTAGAGCCTAAAACTAAACCACTTCCCACTACACCAAACCCAGAATCTCTAGCAAAAGAAACAAACACTCCAAAAACAACTCAAATCTGCCAAAGAACTAAACCACAGCTTGCCATTATTATTGATGATATTAGCAACTATACGCAATATCGTAGGCTACAGGAAATACCCTATAAAATTACTCCCTCTTTTTTCCCAAAAACCATTGCTTCAAAAAATACACCCCAAATTGCTGCAACTGCGCCCTTTTATATGGTGCATTTGCCTCTTGAAGCATTGAATTTTTACCAAAAAGAACATTTGTGGCTTTTTAGCAATGATTCTAAACAAATAATTCAAGATAGGATTCAAGCTATTAAAAAGGATTTTCCAAATCTGACTTATATCAACAATCACACAGGAAGTAAATTCACACAAGATCCAAATGCCATGCAAAATCTCCTTGCAGTCCTCAATGAAAATAAAATTACCTTTGTCGATTCTAGAACCACTCCCAAAACCAAAACAGCTCTTTATTACAAAAACAATCCCACAGCTTCTCTTAATCCTTGCCAAAATACTCCATTTTTGGAGCGCAATATTTTTTTAGATAACGAACTAAATATTTCAAAAATCACACAAAATTTCATAAAAGCCATCGAAACTGCCAAATCAAAAGGCTATGCAATCGCTATTGGTCATCCTCACAAAGAAACGATTTTAGCTTTAAAAAACGCTTCTGAATATCTCCAAAAGAGTGGAGTGGAAGCCGTTTATATAAACGAGCTTATCATTCCATAAAATTTTTATTAAAAATATGTTAAAATACAGATAAAAAATAAAGATTTAATGAATGGCAATTCCAAAAGTAACCCACCAATTACAAGGCAGTATTCTTTCTATTTCACCCTGCAAAGATTTAACTTTTTGTATTGATAACACCTTTTATATTGCAAAAATAAATCAAAACTTAAAAAATATTGTAAATTTTCAAATTATCAAAAATATAGAACCTCCTCATCGCTATTCACACGCCTTTGGAATCTCCCCTGATGCTTATTTTTGCATTTCTTTAGTTGGAGAGAAGAAAACTTTAATTATTCGACTTGATGATTCTAATATTAAACACATCGCTACACTCGATGATCACGATGGCGATATCGAATCATGTGGCTTTTCAAACAATGGAAAATACCTTGCAACAGGCGGACAAGATGGTAGAGTGTTTTTATATGAAGATAACAATTTTTTACCAACAGCTTCACTTCTAGCGCGTTCAGATTATATTTCCACTATTCGCTTCTCAAAAAGTAATGAATTTATTGCTATTAGCGGATTTGATAAATTCACAATGATTTTTGATATTTTACGCCACAAAATTGCCTTTAACTTTGTTACTAATGATGTGGTAGAAGATTCTTGTTTTTTTAGCAATGATGAAAAACTCTTGCTTGTTTTGCGCAATAACTCTAGCATTGTTTTTAGCC from the Helicobacter colisuis genome contains:
- a CDS encoding divergent polysaccharide deacetylase family protein, translated to MNKLNPITIGIIALLLVLLVFNFIPDQESKPIQQKIQTVIKTKPSTQETQETQETQETNNMLIQKNLDFLEENLQLLKENLEPKTKPLPTTPNPESLAKETNTPKTTQICQRTKPQLAIIIDDISNYTQYRRLQEIPYKITPSFFPKTIASKNTPQIAATAPFYMVHLPLEALNFYQKEHLWLFSNDSKQIIQDRIQAIKKDFPNLTYINNHTGSKFTQDPNAMQNLLAVLNENKITFVDSRTTPKTKTALYYKNNPTASLNPCQNTPFLERNIFLDNELNISKITQNFIKAIETAKSKGYAIAIGHPHKETILALKNASEYLQKSGVEAVYINELIIP
- a CDS encoding ribonuclease HII, translated to MNPNSLFTQPSHDPLEICGIDEAGRGCIGGSLFVCGVILGKSFPKNLLNQLQDSKKLSPKIRDTLALQITQYAQFHLVKKTAQEIDLKGLSLCLKESLQEILTQLKSPHYLFDGNCNFQIQSLQTLIKGDSKVYAISAASILAKNAKDKESIELDLIYPQYDFKSHKGYGTKAHIEAILKFGYCKEHRQSYHLKKLPKTTTTLF
- the minE gene encoding cell division topological specificity factor MinE, with protein sequence MSLFEKFFGNKTSSAQEAKNRLTLMLAHERTINVPYMEAMKKEILEVIKKYTKAQKIDIKTDSNQNFNTLEVEILLEK
- the minD gene encoding septum site-determining protein MinD; the encoded protein is MSGTIITITSGKGGVGKSTTTANLAVGLANAGKKVVAVDFDIGLRNLDMILGLENRIVYDIVNVMEGECNLSQALINDKRAKNLYFLPASQSKDKTILDKEKVAKLIEKLKEEFEYVLLDSPAGIEGGFEHSIFLADEALIVSTPEVSSVRDADRVIGIIDAKSKKAQMGQEVKKRIIINRLKPEMAEKGEMLSVDDVLKILSLPLIGVIPEDDKIVSSTNTGEPVIYGNSLSSQAYKNITRRILGEEVPYLELKAKKGFFGRLFS